The following proteins are encoded in a genomic region of Synechococcus sp. ROS8604:
- the uvrC gene encoding excinuclease ABC subunit UvrC → MQRPLLEQPERLEQRLKEIPPEPGCYLMRDADDRLLYVGKSKTLRSRVRSYFRSSHDLSPRIRLMVRQICEIEFIVTDSEAEALALESNLIKNQQPHFNVLLKDDKKYPYLCITWSEPYPRIFITRRRRFRSPLDRFYGPYVDVGLLRRTLFLVKRVFPLRQRPRPLYPNRTCLNYSIGRCPGVCQEKVSSEDYHQILRKVAMVFQGRSDELRQLLNQQMERYAERLDFESAARIRDQLQGIDQLTADQKMSLPDASVSRDVLAVAQDDHFAAIQLFQMRAGKLVGRLGFAADATDLGSGLILQRVIEEHYSQVDAVEIPPEVLVQHQLPQQSLIADWLSEQRERKVQVLHPQRRQKADLIDLVMRNAEFELGRARQSQEQQALATEDLAQLLELTTPPRRIEGYDISHIQGSDAVASQVVFIDGLPAKQHYRRYKIQSSSIQAGHSDDFMAMAEIMRRRFRKWARVKAEGADLAEIRRQSSSSLNMDGLHDWPDVVMIDGGKGQLSAVMEALRELDLHEDLVVCSLAKQREEIFLPEAKQPLESEPDQLGVALLRRLRDEAHRFAVTFHRQQRGQRMKRSRLSDIPGLGPKRVRDLLAHFQSIDAIQIASVDQLHQAPGVGLSLAKQIRAYFHPQEAEEDNVVMAGEDTA, encoded by the coding sequence ATGCAGCGTCCATTGCTTGAGCAACCGGAGCGCCTGGAACAGCGCCTGAAAGAGATCCCCCCTGAGCCGGGCTGCTATCTCATGCGCGATGCCGACGACCGCTTGCTGTATGTCGGAAAATCAAAAACCTTGCGTAGCAGGGTTCGTAGTTACTTTCGCAGCAGCCATGACCTGAGCCCGCGCATCCGCTTGATGGTGCGGCAGATCTGCGAAATCGAGTTCATCGTCACGGACAGCGAGGCGGAAGCGCTCGCACTGGAATCCAATCTGATCAAAAACCAGCAACCGCATTTCAATGTACTGCTGAAGGACGACAAAAAATATCCCTATCTGTGCATTACGTGGAGCGAACCATACCCTCGCATTTTTATTACCCGACGTCGGAGATTTCGCAGCCCACTCGATCGATTTTATGGACCCTATGTGGATGTGGGCTTGCTCAGAAGAACCCTCTTTCTCGTCAAACGAGTGTTTCCCCTACGCCAACGACCACGTCCTCTTTATCCAAATCGCACCTGCCTTAATTATTCGATTGGTCGTTGCCCAGGAGTTTGCCAAGAGAAGGTAAGTTCTGAAGATTATCACCAAATTTTACGCAAAGTTGCGATGGTCTTCCAAGGTCGGAGCGACGAACTTCGGCAACTCCTTAATCAGCAGATGGAGCGCTATGCCGAGAGGCTTGATTTTGAATCTGCTGCCAGAATACGCGATCAACTTCAAGGAATTGATCAGTTAACTGCTGATCAAAAAATGAGCTTACCGGATGCATCCGTGAGCAGAGATGTGCTTGCCGTTGCCCAAGATGATCATTTTGCAGCGATTCAATTGTTTCAAATGCGTGCCGGAAAACTAGTTGGCCGTCTTGGTTTTGCAGCAGATGCAACAGACCTAGGGTCGGGATTAATCCTTCAGAGGGTCATCGAAGAGCACTACAGCCAGGTCGACGCCGTTGAAATACCTCCGGAAGTTTTAGTGCAGCATCAGCTTCCGCAACAGTCCTTGATTGCCGACTGGTTAAGCGAACAAAGAGAGCGCAAAGTTCAGGTGTTGCATCCTCAAAGACGCCAAAAGGCAGATCTAATTGATTTGGTGATGCGAAACGCTGAATTTGAATTAGGCCGGGCTCGCCAAAGCCAGGAACAGCAGGCCTTAGCAACGGAAGATCTGGCTCAACTTCTTGAATTAACCACACCTCCACGACGAATCGAGGGCTATGACATCAGTCATATTCAGGGCAGTGATGCTGTTGCCTCACAGGTGGTCTTCATCGACGGGCTTCCTGCCAAGCAGCATTACCGCCGCTACAAAATCCAAAGCAGCAGCATTCAGGCCGGTCACAGCGATGACTTCATGGCCATGGCAGAAATCATGCGCAGGCGCTTTCGCAAATGGGCCCGCGTGAAAGCTGAAGGGGCTGACCTGGCTGAAATCAGGCGCCAATCCAGCAGCAGCCTGAACATGGATGGTCTCCATGACTGGCCCGATGTCGTGATGATTGACGGGGGCAAGGGTCAGCTATCCGCCGTGATGGAAGCCTTGCGCGAGTTGGATTTGCATGAGGATCTTGTGGTGTGTTCCCTGGCCAAACAACGGGAAGAGATTTTCCTCCCGGAAGCCAAGCAGCCCCTTGAAAGCGAGCCCGACCAACTTGGAGTGGCCTTGCTGCGACGCTTACGCGACGAGGCGCATCGCTTTGCCGTGACCTTCCATCGGCAGCAGAGGGGGCAGCGAATGAAACGCTCACGCCTGTCTGACATCCCTGGCCTGGGCCCCAAACGCGTGCGAGATCTTCTCGCCCACTTTCAATCGATTGACGCCATTCAGATCGCCAGCGTGGATCAGCTCCATCAAGCCCCCGGGGTGGGGCTCTCGCTGGCCAAACAGATTCGCGCCTATTTTCATCCTCAGGAAGCTGAAGAGGACAACGTGGTGATGGCAGGCGAGGACACGGCATGA
- the dacB gene encoding D-alanyl-D-alanine carboxypeptidase/D-alanyl-D-alanine-endopeptidase: MKAALLFLTLAATTTASMPARAEPALLTLPAPPSDQPLPDLQQRGRSCVPMQHALNRLLAPVARAWSVSVVNSNGDLLGDVNGAMARIPASNQKLISTAFALDQLGPDFRLRTQLVQRADGTLELKGQGDPDLGIAGLQRFAMAAMGQGGARGTTTGPVNLMVREEPRQNWWPNDWHPADRAYAYGAPITRLALTSNALGGAVSDPYRRLETLFKKEVKRRGGNVQVQQARPIRNTDQPQQSDDQIVLHEETSAPMHALLSLANTESHNFTAEVLLRQAADQWDVRAASAAAHRWMQQQGIPVQGLRVADGSGLSRNNRVSSQTIAALLMRMNQHPYASYYQASMAIAGQRGTLRNYFIGTPIQGKFWGKTGTISGVRSISGILQTADGPRYVSMISNGASRPNATIGRILRTVYSLSPCPSSI; encoded by the coding sequence ATGAAAGCAGCTCTCCTTTTCCTCACGCTGGCGGCGACCACAACAGCGTCGATGCCTGCTCGGGCCGAGCCTGCGCTGCTGACTCTTCCAGCACCACCCTCTGACCAGCCTCTTCCCGATCTTCAACAACGGGGGCGCTCCTGTGTTCCTATGCAGCATGCCTTGAATCGCTTGCTAGCCCCCGTTGCCAGGGCATGGAGCGTGTCAGTGGTCAACAGCAATGGAGATCTGCTGGGTGACGTGAATGGCGCGATGGCGCGCATTCCAGCCTCCAATCAAAAGCTGATCAGTACAGCCTTCGCTCTCGACCAGTTGGGTCCTGATTTCCGCCTGCGTACGCAACTCGTCCAACGTGCCGACGGCACCCTTGAACTCAAAGGTCAAGGGGATCCTGATCTTGGAATTGCAGGTCTACAGCGGTTTGCCATGGCAGCCATGGGCCAGGGAGGAGCGCGGGGAACCACCACCGGGCCCGTGAACTTGATGGTGCGAGAAGAACCCCGTCAGAACTGGTGGCCGAACGATTGGCACCCTGCAGATCGCGCCTATGCCTATGGAGCGCCGATTACGCGGTTGGCCCTAACCAGCAACGCCCTGGGAGGGGCCGTAAGCGATCCCTATCGACGCCTAGAAACCCTGTTCAAGAAAGAGGTCAAGCGTCGCGGCGGAAACGTTCAGGTCCAACAAGCGCGACCGATCCGCAACACCGATCAACCACAACAAAGCGACGATCAGATCGTGCTGCATGAGGAAACCTCTGCTCCGATGCACGCTCTGCTCAGCCTTGCCAACACGGAAAGTCATAACTTCACAGCTGAAGTGCTGCTCCGACAAGCAGCCGACCAATGGGACGTGAGAGCGGCCTCAGCGGCCGCTCACCGCTGGATGCAACAACAAGGAATCCCTGTGCAGGGACTCAGGGTTGCCGATGGCAGTGGACTGTCGCGCAACAACCGCGTATCCAGTCAGACCATCGCTGCGTTATTGATGCGGATGAATCAACATCCCTACGCTTCCTACTACCAAGCTTCCATGGCAATTGCTGGACAGCGAGGGACGCTGCGCAATTACTTCATCGGCACGCCCATTCAAGGCAAGTTTTGGGGAAAAACTGGCACCATCAGCGGTGTGCGCTCTATTTCTGGCATTCTCCAAACCGCGGACGGTCCGCGATACGTGAGCATGATTTCGAATGGTGCCAGCCGACCGAACGCAACGATCGGCCGGATTTTAAGAACCGTCTACAGCCTCAGCCCGTGCCCTTCATCGATCTGA
- a CDS encoding DUF1995 family protein, translating to MSLSVTLPADLVEAEAMTLASLKQALCDRQQRRWTVTWRFEGLRLLNPALRLAQALQAEGHDVVLGWPDAGSAALAQRESPELASHCLALKDLMLSSDPELKGRLLLAIGPQPSDYSLVEQICNDWEGAVVLLNGKLEDAGVGIGSVARGRRKGFLSIWRSAFHLEPLAEGALLQTEQEMWHLFQADPDGYRFLATMPSKPDAEAIAMALNGEDDSLGRQLGAVDRFIEDLRS from the coding sequence TTGAGTTTGTCCGTCACCCTTCCTGCCGATCTTGTCGAGGCCGAGGCGATGACCCTCGCCTCCCTCAAGCAAGCTCTTTGCGATCGTCAGCAACGTCGCTGGACCGTGACCTGGCGCTTCGAAGGACTCAGGCTCCTCAATCCAGCGTTACGGCTAGCGCAGGCCTTGCAGGCTGAAGGACATGACGTGGTCTTGGGCTGGCCAGATGCGGGATCAGCAGCCCTAGCGCAACGGGAAAGCCCAGAGCTCGCGTCGCACTGCCTTGCCCTCAAGGATCTGATGCTCTCCAGCGACCCCGAGCTCAAGGGCCGATTGCTCTTGGCCATTGGACCGCAGCCAAGTGATTACAGCTTGGTTGAACAGATCTGCAACGACTGGGAGGGAGCGGTCGTTCTTCTCAACGGAAAACTTGAGGACGCCGGTGTGGGCATTGGCAGTGTTGCCAGGGGTAGACGCAAAGGGTTTCTCTCCATTTGGCGGTCTGCCTTCCACCTAGAGCCGCTCGCGGAAGGGGCACTCCTGCAAACCGAACAGGAGATGTGGCATCTGTTTCAAGCGGATCCTGATGGCTATCGGTTCCTCGCCACCATGCCCTCAAAACCAGACGCCGAGGCGATTGCCATGGCGCTAAACGGCGAGGATGACAGTCTTGGACGTCAATTAGGAGCGGTCGACCGCTTCATCGAAGATCTGCGTAGTTGA
- the coaD gene encoding pantetheine-phosphate adenylyltransferase: MRALYPGSFDPLTLGHLDLIERGCSLFGEVVVAVLQNPGKSPAFSLDQRLEQITQATSHLQGVTVTSFNGLTVTCAREHGAQLILRGLRAMSDFEYELQIAHTNRSLDSEFETIFLSTAAHYSFLSSSVVKEVARFGGRVEHMVPAVVAEDLKRFFNSAL, from the coding sequence ATGCGCGCTCTCTACCCGGGCAGTTTTGATCCTCTCACCCTTGGTCATCTCGATTTAATCGAGCGTGGCTGTTCTCTGTTCGGGGAGGTGGTGGTTGCTGTTCTCCAGAACCCAGGTAAATCCCCTGCTTTCAGCCTTGATCAACGGCTGGAGCAAATCACCCAGGCCACCTCCCATCTGCAAGGGGTCACGGTGACCAGCTTTAACGGCCTGACGGTGACCTGCGCGCGCGAACACGGTGCCCAGTTGATTTTGCGCGGCTTACGCGCGATGAGTGATTTCGAATATGAGCTTCAGATCGCTCATACGAACCGATCTTTGGATTCTGAATTTGAGACCATTTTCCTCAGTACTGCAGCCCACTACAGCTTTTTGAGTAGTTCGGTTGTGAAGGAAGTGGCCCGTTTTGGAGGTCGTGTTGAACACATGGTTCCAGCGGTGGTGGCGGAGGACCTCAAGAGGTTCTTTAATTCGGCTTTATAA
- a CDS encoding DUF4330 domain-containing protein, with translation MALKDRSRGVPALDVTAGLIALLAVGGVLWSPKLSNTFAKANGSVKPVQVMVDVRHVSAADPEALVQEALAAGRTSIIIRNQPAGSVKLIRVEDINRVLVAVQPDGSVVTAPDPNRASINKLNARFVLEGDATVSKSGVVLAGTKLKVGTPVELEGALYRLNGTVSGVKVQ, from the coding sequence ATGGCTTTAAAAGACCGATCGCGCGGGGTGCCTGCTCTGGATGTCACCGCTGGACTGATCGCACTCTTGGCGGTTGGCGGTGTGCTTTGGAGTCCAAAGCTCTCCAACACGTTTGCCAAAGCCAACGGGTCGGTCAAACCCGTGCAAGTGATGGTCGACGTGCGTCATGTGAGCGCAGCTGACCCCGAAGCGTTGGTGCAGGAAGCTCTTGCGGCTGGACGGACGAGCATCATCATTCGCAATCAACCCGCCGGAAGCGTCAAGCTCATTCGCGTTGAGGACATCAACCGCGTCCTGGTGGCGGTTCAACCCGATGGGTCCGTCGTGACAGCCCCCGATCCCAACCGGGCAAGCATTAACAAGCTGAATGCTCGCTTTGTGTTGGAAGGCGATGCAACCGTCTCGAAATCTGGCGTTGTTCTTGCTGGTACCAAGTTGAAAGTCGGCACACCCGTAGAACTGGAAGGTGCGCTTTACCGCCTGAATGGGACCGTTAGCGGTGTCAAGGTGCAATGA